A part of Larkinella insperata genomic DNA contains:
- a CDS encoding MBL fold metallo-hydrolase RNA specificity domain-containing protein yields MNIQFFGAARTVTGTKHLITTQRGTRILLDCGLFQGINTDDLNQDFRFEAAEVDYLLLSHAHIDHAGLIPRLVRQGFNGPIYCTPATADLCRIMLLDSAHIQEKDLERVNKRRERQGRPLLDILYEASDVERALDLMKPVNYGETFWLNGDEIKVLFTDTAHLLGSAAVSLTVRETDTNGKTVEKCVFFSGDIGRPHDKILKMPEPFPQADYILCESTYGDKLHEPEPDVRAHLLRIVHETCVVRGGKLIIPAFAVDRTQELIYALDQLSNSGDLPRLNVYIDSPMAVKATHLMKEHDECFNPEILAYIEKDGDAFAFPNLHYVSDVEDSKAINTRDEPCIIISSSGMAEAGRIKHHIKNNIEDSRCTILIVGYCGPETLGGALKRGDSEVKIFGETYQVKADVEVMDSFSAHGDYREMLDFLSCQDPARVKRVFLVHGEYDRQVIFRQKLQSAGFQNVSIPSLYESVEL; encoded by the coding sequence ATGAACATCCAGTTTTTTGGTGCCGCCCGCACCGTGACGGGTACGAAACACCTGATTACCACCCAGCGCGGAACGCGGATTCTGCTCGACTGTGGTTTATTCCAGGGCATTAATACCGACGATCTGAACCAGGATTTCCGATTCGAGGCCGCTGAGGTCGATTACCTGCTGCTGTCGCACGCCCACATTGATCACGCCGGTTTGATTCCCCGGCTGGTTCGGCAGGGGTTCAACGGCCCGATTTACTGCACGCCCGCTACCGCCGATCTGTGCCGGATCATGCTGCTCGACAGTGCCCACATTCAGGAAAAAGACCTCGAGCGAGTCAACAAACGCCGGGAGCGCCAGGGGCGGCCGCTGCTCGACATTCTCTACGAAGCCAGCGATGTGGAACGCGCCCTTGATCTGATGAAACCCGTCAATTACGGCGAAACGTTCTGGCTCAATGGCGACGAAATCAAGGTTCTTTTTACCGATACCGCCCACTTGCTCGGCAGTGCCGCCGTCAGCCTGACCGTCCGCGAAACCGACACCAACGGGAAAACCGTGGAGAAATGTGTGTTTTTCAGTGGCGACATTGGCCGACCGCACGACAAGATACTCAAAATGCCGGAGCCGTTTCCGCAGGCCGATTACATTCTTTGCGAATCGACGTACGGCGACAAACTCCACGAGCCGGAACCCGACGTGCGCGCCCATTTGCTCCGGATTGTGCACGAAACCTGCGTGGTGCGCGGAGGGAAGCTCATCATCCCGGCTTTTGCCGTTGACCGGACCCAGGAGCTGATCTACGCACTCGATCAATTGTCCAATAGTGGCGATTTGCCGCGCCTGAACGTGTACATCGACAGCCCGATGGCCGTGAAAGCCACGCATCTGATGAAAGAGCATGACGAGTGTTTCAACCCGGAAATTCTGGCGTACATCGAAAAAGACGGCGATGCGTTTGCCTTCCCGAACCTGCATTATGTGTCGGATGTGGAAGATTCTAAAGCCATCAACACCCGCGACGAACCCTGCATCATTATTTCATCGTCGGGTATGGCCGAAGCCGGGCGCATCAAACACCACATTAAAAACAACATCGAGGATTCGCGCTGCACGATTCTGATTGTGGGGTACTGCGGTCCGGAAACACTCGGCGGGGCGCTGAAGCGGGGTGATTCGGAGGTGAAAATTTTCGGCGAGACGTATCAGGTCAAGGCGGATGTGGAGGTGATGGATTCGTTCAGTGCCCACGGCGACTACCGTGAAATGCTCGACTTTCTGTCCTGCCAGGATCCGGCGCGGGTGAAGCGGGTTTTTCTGGTCCACGGCGAATACGACCGGCAGGTTATTTTCCGGCAAAAGCTACAGAGTGCGGGTTTTCAGAACGTGTCCATTCCCTCGCTGTATGAATCAGTAGAGTTGTAA
- the pbpC gene encoding penicillin-binding protein 1C: MLKKLRHIAKRVWSRRRVKALLTLAVLFLVLNLAFPLKIRPRYSTVITAADGTVLHAFLSDDDKWRLVTELDEITPVLQKTILHKEDNYFYYHPGFNPVAMARAAFRNLTTGRRTSGASTITMQVVRLLEPRQRTYTSKIVELFRALQLELFYSKEEILQLYLNLIPYGGNIEGIKSASMLYFGKPPQLLSLAEVTTLAIIPNRPSSLRLGVNNARIVQERNRWLNRFRKTDLFTPEAIADALSEPLTAHRRAMPSRAPHLARRLKKQYADQPVIPSSLRPNRQAQTEQLVTNYVGRIRALNVHNAAVLVINNQTMAVEAYVGSADFANRYDGGQVDGVRAVRSPGSTLKPLLYALAFDKGLMTPKTVLNDVPTNFSGYEPENYDRQFYGPITVESALANSLNVPAVKTLQQVSTPNFVGCLQKAGFETIKKQSKDLGLSVILGGCGVTLEELTRLFAAFANGGQFADLNFVATHQPDSPKKSHLVSAEAAFLITNTLTQITRPDLPNNFDNSYHLPRIAWKTGTSYGRRDAWSIGYNQRYTVGVWVGNFSGEGVAELSGANIATPLLFSIFNAIDYNSARGPFRMPKNLSMRQVCAETGEVPGEFCEHKIVDYAIMGVSPYRRCQHQKAVWTNAPGTVSYCAHCLPESDGPVQRFYPNLAPELIAFYESRRIPYLKIPPHSPACTRVFAQQGPQIVSPNDGSEYFINPQQPQQLQLSCQADNDVKQVYWYLNDKLYQKAAPTEAVFFRPQPGALKISCADDKGRNTDIRILIRAE; the protein is encoded by the coding sequence ATATTGAAAAAATTACGCCATATCGCCAAACGGGTCTGGAGTCGGCGCCGGGTAAAAGCCCTGCTGACGCTGGCGGTGTTATTTCTGGTCCTGAATCTGGCCTTTCCCCTGAAAATCCGCCCCCGGTACTCGACGGTCATTACGGCCGCCGACGGCACCGTTCTCCACGCCTTCTTAAGTGACGACGACAAATGGCGCCTGGTCACCGAACTGGATGAAATCACGCCGGTTTTGCAAAAAACAATTCTCCACAAAGAGGATAACTATTTTTATTACCATCCCGGCTTTAACCCGGTCGCGATGGCGCGGGCGGCTTTTCGCAACCTGACCACGGGCCGCCGAACCTCGGGAGCTTCCACCATCACGATGCAGGTGGTCCGGTTGCTCGAACCGCGTCAACGTACCTATACCAGCAAAATCGTTGAATTGTTTCGGGCCCTTCAACTGGAGCTCTTTTATTCCAAAGAGGAGATTCTGCAACTTTACCTTAACCTGATCCCGTACGGTGGTAACATCGAAGGCATTAAATCGGCCTCCATGCTGTACTTCGGCAAGCCGCCCCAACTGCTGAGTCTGGCTGAAGTGACCACGCTGGCGATTATTCCCAACCGTCCGTCCAGCCTGCGGTTGGGGGTAAACAATGCGCGCATTGTGCAGGAGCGTAACCGCTGGCTAAACCGGTTTCGCAAAACTGATCTGTTTACGCCCGAAGCCATCGCCGACGCACTTTCCGAACCGCTGACGGCCCACCGGCGCGCCATGCCCAGCCGGGCGCCCCACCTGGCCCGGCGGCTCAAAAAGCAGTACGCCGACCAACCGGTTATTCCTTCCTCCCTGCGCCCAAACCGGCAGGCTCAAACCGAGCAATTGGTCACGAATTACGTGGGTCGGATTCGGGCGTTGAACGTGCATAATGCGGCCGTGTTGGTGATCAACAACCAGACGATGGCGGTGGAAGCCTACGTGGGTTCGGCGGATTTTGCCAACCGCTACGATGGCGGGCAGGTCGATGGGGTACGGGCGGTGCGGTCGCCGGGCAGTACCCTGAAACCGTTGCTGTATGCGCTGGCCTTCGACAAAGGGCTTATGACGCCCAAAACCGTGCTGAACGACGTGCCGACCAACTTTTCCGGCTACGAGCCGGAAAACTACGACCGGCAATTTTACGGCCCCATCACCGTGGAGTCTGCGCTGGCAAACTCCCTGAACGTTCCGGCCGTGAAAACCTTGCAGCAGGTCAGTACCCCCAATTTCGTCGGCTGTTTGCAGAAAGCCGGTTTTGAAACTATCAAAAAACAGTCGAAAGACCTGGGCTTGTCGGTCATCCTGGGCGGCTGCGGGGTGACACTGGAAGAACTCACGCGCCTGTTTGCGGCCTTCGCCAACGGTGGCCAGTTTGCCGACTTGAATTTTGTCGCCACCCATCAACCCGATTCCCCGAAAAAAAGCCATCTGGTTTCGGCCGAAGCGGCTTTTCTGATTACCAACACGCTCACCCAGATTACCCGCCCGGATTTGCCCAACAACTTCGACAACAGCTATCACTTGCCGCGCATTGCCTGGAAAACGGGCACGTCGTACGGTCGGCGGGATGCCTGGAGCATCGGTTACAACCAACGGTACACGGTCGGTGTCTGGGTTGGTAATTTTTCGGGGGAAGGCGTTGCCGAACTCAGCGGAGCCAACATTGCCACCCCGCTGCTGTTCAGTATTTTCAACGCCATTGATTACAACTCGGCGCGTGGCCCGTTTCGGATGCCGAAAAACCTCTCGATGCGTCAGGTTTGCGCCGAAACGGGCGAGGTCCCGGGTGAGTTCTGCGAGCATAAAATCGTAGATTACGCCATCATGGGTGTTTCGCCCTACCGCCGTTGTCAGCACCAGAAAGCCGTCTGGACCAACGCGCCTGGTACGGTTTCGTACTGCGCCCACTGCCTGCCCGAATCCGACGGCCCGGTTCAGCGGTTTTATCCGAATCTGGCCCCGGAACTGATTGCTTTTTACGAAAGCCGCCGAATCCCGTATCTGAAAATACCGCCCCACAGCCCGGCCTGCACGCGGGTGTTTGCCCAGCAAGGGCCGCAGATTGTCAGCCCGAACGACGGCAGCGAGTACTTTATCAACCCGCAGCAGCCGCAGCAGTTACAACTGAGTTGTCAGGCCGACAACGACGTGAAACAGGTGTACTGGTACCTGAACGATAAATTGTACCAAAAAGCCGCCCCGACGGAGGCCGTTTTCTTCCGTCCGCAACCGGGTGCGCTCAAGATTTCCTGCGCCGACGACAAAGGCCGAAATACCGACATCCGGATTTTAATTCGGGCGGAATGA
- a CDS encoding Gfo/Idh/MocA family protein, which translates to MATNRRDFLQKLSKGIGASALSLPLAGYAATLNQQDQFARINTLVSHLGEPLQQERKLGMALVGLGGYAKNQLAPALQQTKHVRLAGIVTGTPSKAEEWTAKYNIPKANVYDYKTFDRIIDNKDIDIVYVVLPNSMHAEYVIRAAKAGKHVICEKPMAVTVKECQEMIDACKKANRQLAIGYRLHYEPFTQEMMRLGREKVFGNLKFLEASDGFKAGDPNQWRLKKALAGGGPMMDVGIYAIQGVRLVTGLEPLSVTAQFGPKTDPQKFKDVEETMYWQFEFPNGITSTSTTSYAAGVERLYASAENGWFELRPAFGYGPLKGMTSKGPIEQPVVNHQAMHMDGICKDLIDGKQLPKHITGEEGMQDMKIITATYQAAETGRKIKIS; encoded by the coding sequence ATGGCTACTAACCGACGTGATTTTCTACAAAAACTTTCAAAAGGAATCGGTGCTTCGGCGCTCTCGTTACCGCTGGCGGGTTATGCCGCCACGCTGAATCAGCAGGACCAATTTGCGCGCATCAACACGCTGGTTTCGCACCTGGGCGAACCGTTGCAGCAGGAGCGCAAGCTGGGCATGGCACTGGTTGGTCTGGGCGGCTACGCCAAAAATCAACTCGCCCCGGCCCTGCAGCAAACCAAGCACGTCCGGCTGGCCGGTATCGTCACCGGCACACCCTCCAAAGCCGAGGAATGGACGGCCAAATACAACATCCCGAAAGCGAACGTTTACGACTACAAAACGTTCGACCGCATCATCGACAACAAAGACATTGACATCGTCTACGTCGTTTTGCCGAACTCGATGCACGCGGAATACGTCATCCGGGCGGCCAAAGCGGGCAAGCACGTCATTTGTGAAAAACCGATGGCCGTGACGGTGAAGGAGTGCCAGGAGATGATTGACGCCTGCAAGAAGGCCAACCGCCAGCTAGCGATCGGTTACCGGCTCCATTACGAACCCTTTACCCAGGAAATGATGCGGCTGGGCCGGGAAAAAGTATTTGGCAACCTGAAGTTTCTGGAAGCCAGCGACGGTTTTAAAGCGGGTGATCCCAACCAGTGGCGGCTCAAGAAAGCGCTGGCGGGGGGTGGTCCGATGATGGACGTGGGCATCTACGCCATTCAGGGCGTCCGGCTGGTGACGGGGCTGGAACCCCTTTCGGTGACGGCCCAGTTTGGCCCCAAAACCGATCCGCAGAAGTTCAAGGACGTTGAAGAAACGATGTACTGGCAGTTTGAATTTCCGAACGGTATTACGTCAACCTCCACCACCAGCTACGCTGCGGGCGTGGAGCGGCTGTACGCGTCGGCAGAAAATGGCTGGTTTGAGCTGCGTCCGGCGTTCGGCTACGGCCCGCTGAAAGGGATGACGAGCAAAGGCCCGATTGAACAACCGGTGGTTAATCACCAGGCGATGCACATGGACGGTATTTGCAAGGATCTGATTGACGGCAAGCAACTGCCGAAGCACATCACGGGCGAAGAAGGAATGCAGGATATGAAGATCATCACGGCCACGTATCAGGCTGCTGAAACCGGGCGGAAAATAAAGATTAGCTAA
- a CDS encoding ThuA domain-containing protein, with protein MKTLLTLFSFIVLIACTSAGGEEPKAEESTTGEPAKTKDAVLVFSRTKSYRHKSIEAGKAGLIKLGQENDFTVDTTENAALFTTDNLKKYKAVVFLSTTGDVLNDQQQTAFEQYIKKGGGYVGIHAAADTEYDWPWYNQLVGAYFLNHPSQQNAEIEIVDKNHLATKMLPDRWKRFDEWYDYKSIVPGIKVLGKLDEKTYKGGKNGENHPFIWYREFDGGRSFYTGGGHTDESYTDPQFMAHVLGGIKYAMGRKK; from the coding sequence ATGAAAACTCTTTTAACTCTTTTTAGCTTTATTGTCTTAATCGCCTGTACGTCAGCTGGAGGAGAAGAGCCGAAAGCAGAAGAATCCACTACCGGAGAGCCCGCCAAAACCAAAGATGCCGTTCTGGTTTTTTCCCGCACCAAAAGCTACCGGCACAAATCGATTGAGGCCGGGAAAGCTGGTCTGATAAAACTAGGCCAGGAGAACGATTTTACCGTTGATACCACCGAAAATGCGGCTCTTTTTACGACCGACAACCTGAAAAAATACAAAGCCGTAGTCTTCCTGAGTACCACCGGCGATGTGCTGAATGATCAGCAGCAGACGGCCTTCGAGCAGTACATCAAAAAAGGCGGTGGATACGTAGGGATTCACGCGGCTGCCGATACCGAGTACGATTGGCCCTGGTACAACCAGTTGGTGGGTGCTTACTTCCTGAACCACCCGAGTCAGCAAAATGCCGAAATCGAGATCGTGGATAAAAATCACCTCGCCACCAAAATGTTGCCCGACCGCTGGAAACGGTTTGATGAGTGGTACGACTACAAGAGCATTGTGCCGGGCATCAAAGTGCTGGGCAAGCTGGACGAGAAAACGTATAAAGGCGGCAAAAACGGTGAGAACCACCCGTTCATCTGGTACCGGGAGTTTGACGGAGGACGGTCTTTCTACACCGGTGGGGGGCATACCGACGAGTCTTACACCGACCCGCAGTTCATGGCGCACGTGCTGGGGGGAATCAAATACGCAATGGGAAGGAAGAAATGA
- a CDS encoding NUDIX domain-containing protein, translating to MKVRPAMLLIENNHVLLMHYRYGETDVFGLPGGNPDKGETLDQTVMRELQEELGVEVEVGPVAFFGEVIMPETKEDVLHVVFLGQLIGGLPRLNPAETSALAVVWKPISALATLNLYPNVGRHIQSLFTSQNSPGYIGKIDQVFF from the coding sequence ATGAAAGTCCGGCCTGCGATGCTACTGATTGAAAATAACCATGTCCTGCTGATGCACTACCGCTACGGCGAGACGGATGTCTTTGGCCTGCCCGGCGGCAATCCCGACAAAGGCGAGACTCTGGACCAGACGGTGATGCGCGAGTTGCAGGAAGAATTGGGCGTGGAGGTGGAAGTTGGGCCGGTTGCGTTTTTTGGGGAAGTTATCATGCCCGAAACCAAAGAAGATGTGCTGCACGTCGTTTTTCTGGGCCAGCTCATTGGCGGCCTTCCGCGGCTCAACCCCGCCGAAACCAGCGCGCTGGCCGTAGTCTGGAAGCCCATCAGCGCCCTGGCGACCCTGAACCTGTACCCCAATGTAGGCCGACACATTCAGAGCTTGTTTACTTCGCAGAACAGCCCGGGGTATATCGGAAAAATCGATCAGGTCTTCTTCTAG
- a CDS encoding sodium:solute symporter family protein has protein sequence MLLAFIALYLLSNLAIGAWAARKVSSSQDFVLAGRRLPLVLAASATFATWFGSETIMGAPAIFVDEGMLGIIEEPFGSALCLFLVGAFYARPLYRLGITTFSDYFRLRFGRPAEFISAVLMIPSYFSWIAAQFIAIGIVLNLVTGLPIFWCIASSATIVMIYTMMGGMWSLSITDFIHNVIIIIALIIIAVILYNQTGGIAGVVQKTRPGFFYFLPPSTLKGGVEWIAAWITIGLGSIPQQDIFQRVMSAKNEQTTVRASYLASFLYITIAMLPLFIGLAGKQLYPNLGPDNQMLIPNLVLQQGSMPLQILFFGALLSAILSVSSGAILAPATVFGENIFRFFRPDISDKTLLLTIRLAVAVITVICVWMTAARDVNIFDLVGESSAFSLVSLFVPLTAGLYWKRANTLGCLLSMLGGIAVWFICLAVDTAYSPMLYGLLTSLAGMILGALIPNRSGPKL, from the coding sequence ATGCTCCTTGCCTTTATTGCCCTGTACCTTCTTTCTAACCTCGCCATCGGAGCCTGGGCCGCCCGTAAAGTAAGTAGTAGTCAGGATTTTGTGCTGGCGGGTCGGCGGTTGCCGTTGGTGCTGGCGGCATCGGCCACGTTTGCCACCTGGTTTGGCTCCGAAACGATTATGGGCGCTCCGGCCATCTTTGTAGACGAGGGGATGCTGGGCATCATCGAAGAACCGTTTGGGTCGGCGCTGTGTCTTTTTCTGGTCGGTGCTTTCTACGCCCGGCCGCTGTACCGCCTGGGAATCACGACGTTTTCGGATTACTTCAGGCTGCGGTTTGGGCGGCCGGCGGAGTTTATTTCGGCGGTCCTGATGATTCCGTCGTACTTCAGCTGGATTGCCGCCCAGTTCATCGCTATCGGTATCGTGCTGAATCTGGTGACGGGGCTGCCGATTTTCTGGTGCATTGCCTCCAGTGCCACCATTGTGATGATTTACACCATGATGGGCGGCATGTGGTCACTGTCCATTACGGATTTTATCCATAACGTTATCATCATCATTGCGCTGATCATTATTGCGGTGATCCTCTACAACCAGACCGGGGGCATTGCGGGTGTCGTTCAGAAAACCAGGCCGGGCTTTTTTTACTTTCTGCCCCCATCAACCCTGAAAGGCGGGGTGGAGTGGATTGCCGCCTGGATAACCATCGGTCTGGGTTCTATACCGCAGCAGGATATTTTCCAGCGCGTCATGTCGGCCAAAAACGAGCAGACCACCGTGCGGGCGTCGTATCTAGCGTCGTTTCTGTACATTACGATTGCCATGCTGCCTCTGTTCATCGGGCTGGCGGGAAAGCAATTGTACCCTAACCTGGGTCCCGACAATCAGATGCTGATTCCGAACCTGGTGCTGCAGCAGGGCAGTATGCCGTTGCAGATTCTTTTTTTCGGCGCCTTGCTGTCGGCCATTTTAAGCGTATCGAGTGGCGCCATTCTGGCCCCGGCCACGGTTTTTGGCGAAAACATCTTCCGGTTTTTCCGGCCCGACATTAGCGACAAAACGCTGTTGCTCACCATCCGGCTGGCGGTGGCCGTCATTACCGTTATCTGCGTCTGGATGACCGCGGCCCGCGATGTCAACATTTTTGATCTGGTTGGCGAATCGTCGGCGTTTAGCCTGGTTTCGCTGTTTGTGCCGCTGACGGCCGGACTGTATTGGAAACGGGCTAATACGCTGGGCTGTTTGCTGTCGATGCTTGGCGGTATTGCCGTCTGGTTTATCTGTCTGGCGGTAGACACGGCCTATTCTCCCATGCTTTACGGTTTGCTGACCAGCCTGGCGGGGATGATCCTCGGGGCCCTGATTCCAAACCGGAGTGGCCCGAAACTGTAA
- a CDS encoding inositol oxygenase family protein — MAFTETERNPLNSLEQWEDDLLVRYPEPEHKAKEEYRNYENPGRDTVREFYRLNHTYQTYDFVQQKRAEFLKFDKKEIPVWGAMEFLNTLVDDSDPDIELDQLQHLLQTAEAIRADGHPDWFVLTGFLHDMGKVLCLFGEPQWAVVGDTFPVGCAHSDRIVYPEFFAANPDSNNKDFNTKYGIYEPNCGLKNVTMSWGHDEYLYHITKDHLPEPALYMIRYHSFYAQHRENAYDHLMDAHDHEMFKWVNKFNPYDLYSKSPVTPVVSELKPYYEDLIAKYLPATIRL; from the coding sequence ATGGCATTCACCGAAACCGAACGCAATCCCCTCAACAGCCTGGAACAATGGGAAGATGATCTGCTGGTCCGCTATCCCGAACCGGAACATAAAGCGAAAGAAGAATACCGCAATTACGAAAATCCGGGCCGTGACACGGTGCGCGAGTTTTACCGGCTGAATCATACCTACCAGACCTACGATTTCGTGCAGCAGAAGCGGGCGGAATTCCTGAAATTCGACAAGAAAGAAATTCCGGTTTGGGGTGCCATGGAGTTCCTCAATACGCTGGTCGACGATTCCGACCCGGATATTGAACTGGACCAACTGCAACACCTGCTGCAAACCGCCGAAGCCATCCGCGCCGACGGTCACCCCGACTGGTTTGTCCTGACGGGTTTTCTGCACGACATGGGCAAGGTACTGTGTCTGTTCGGTGAACCGCAGTGGGCTGTAGTGGGTGACACCTTCCCGGTGGGCTGCGCGCATTCCGACCGGATTGTATACCCGGAGTTTTTTGCCGCCAATCCAGATTCTAACAACAAGGATTTCAATACCAAATACGGTATTTACGAACCCAATTGCGGTTTGAAAAACGTGACGATGTCGTGGGGCCACGACGAGTATCTGTACCACATTACGAAGGATCACCTGCCCGAACCGGCGCTGTACATGATCCGGTACCACTCGTTCTACGCGCAGCACCGCGAGAATGCCTACGATCACCTGATGGACGCGCATGACCACGAGATGTTCAAGTGGGTGAACAAATTCAACCCGTACGATCTATATTCGAAAAGCCCGGTAACGCCGGTTGTTTCGGAGCTGAAACCGTATTACGAAGACCTGATTGCCAAATACCTGCCCGCTACCATTCGGTTGTAA
- a CDS encoding serine hydrolase domain-containing protein produces the protein MKIVAFGCLMGLAVQPVLAQKTAAALDAVMHRNFSADQPGGALLVVVDGKTVYNRGVGLANRETKMPITPTTNFRMASVSKQFTALCILLLEKQKKLSFDDNLLTFFPDFNPRIGQKVKLRHLLTHTSGILDYETGLPPGRKDQIFDAEVLALLKPKDSTYFEPGRRFRYSNSAFCLLTQVVEQVAKKPYLDFITENIFKPLGMNQTTLYEPGRPIPDRAMGYARDQDGKIRFSDQSVTSGTKGDGCVYTSLADYKKWNDALITNKLVDLQEQLGRVHHPLEGQPDAFYGLGWFFTQTKGGGKELFHSGSTCGFSNCVVWIPERKTLVVLFSNLADNHRPFADVLAVLKSTAELSGDVWALHNLTN, from the coding sequence ATGAAAATCGTTGCATTCGGGTGTCTCATGGGGCTCGCCGTTCAACCCGTTCTGGCCCAGAAAACCGCAGCCGCCCTTGACGCGGTGATGCACCGCAACTTTTCCGCCGATCAGCCCGGTGGGGCGCTGCTGGTGGTGGTCGATGGCAAAACCGTTTACAACCGGGGCGTTGGTCTGGCCAACCGGGAAACAAAAATGCCGATTACGCCCACGACTAATTTTCGGATGGCGTCGGTGTCCAAGCAATTTACGGCCCTGTGTATTCTGTTGCTGGAAAAGCAGAAAAAGCTTTCCTTCGATGACAACCTGCTCACGTTCTTTCCGGATTTCAATCCGCGGATTGGACAGAAAGTCAAACTGCGGCATTTGCTGACGCACACCTCCGGTATTCTGGATTATGAAACAGGGCTGCCGCCCGGCCGAAAAGACCAGATTTTTGACGCGGAGGTGCTGGCGCTGCTGAAACCGAAGGACTCGACGTATTTTGAGCCGGGCCGCCGGTTTCGCTACAGCAATTCGGCGTTCTGCCTGCTGACCCAGGTGGTGGAGCAGGTAGCGAAAAAGCCGTATCTGGACTTTATCACCGAAAATATTTTCAAGCCGCTGGGCATGAACCAGACCACGCTGTACGAACCCGGCCGCCCCATTCCGGACCGGGCGATGGGATACGCCCGCGACCAGGACGGTAAAATCCGGTTCTCGGACCAGAGCGTGACGAGCGGTACGAAGGGCGACGGCTGCGTTTACACGTCCCTGGCGGATTACAAAAAATGGAACGATGCCTTGATTACCAACAAGCTGGTTGATCTGCAGGAACAACTCGGGCGGGTCCATCATCCCCTTGAGGGGCAACCAGACGCATTCTACGGGTTGGGGTGGTTCTTCACCCAAACAAAGGGCGGAGGCAAGGAGTTATTTCACTCGGGCAGTACGTGCGGTTTCAGCAACTGCGTGGTCTGGATTCCGGAACGGAAAACGCTGGTGGTTCTGTTCTCCAACCTGGCTGACAATCACCGGCCCTTTGCCGACGTTCTGGCGGTATTGAAGTCCACCGCCGAACTTTCCGGCGATGTCTGGGCGTTGCACAATCTGACGAATTGA
- a CDS encoding 5-formyltetrahydrofolate cyclo-ligase: MTKAELRDEFRRKRRALLKTDWQNRCEALTDLFFAVLQGNHWQRAVSVISSFLPIERQQEVDTWLIIRKLWQDFPPIQVAAPVTDQAAGTLEHYPITPTTEFTKSRYGIPEPALNPSSLIHPSSFDLVLVPLLAFDQTGNRVGYGGGFYDRFLSECRPDCLKIGLSLFSPVDRIDDVYRGDISLDGCLTPDRIWTFS, encoded by the coding sequence ATGACCAAAGCCGAGTTGCGGGACGAGTTCCGCCGGAAGCGCCGGGCATTGCTGAAGACCGATTGGCAAAACCGTTGCGAAGCCCTTACAGACCTGTTTTTCGCGGTCTTGCAGGGTAATCACTGGCAAAGAGCGGTTTCGGTGATCAGCTCGTTTCTGCCCATTGAGCGTCAGCAGGAAGTGGATACCTGGCTGATCATTCGAAAGCTTTGGCAGGATTTTCCGCCAATTCAGGTAGCCGCGCCCGTGACCGATCAAGCTGCCGGAACGCTGGAGCATTACCCCATCACACCCACCACCGAGTTTACAAAAAGCCGCTACGGGATTCCTGAGCCTGCCCTCAATCCATCATCCCTTATCCATCCTTCCTCATTCGATCTGGTTCTGGTGCCGTTGCTGGCCTTCGACCAGACCGGCAACCGTGTGGGTTACGGGGGCGGTTTCTACGACCGGTTTTTGTCCGAATGCCGCCCGGACTGCCTGAAAATCGGACTATCGCTGTTCAGTCCCGTTGATCGGATTGACGACGTATACCGGGGCGATATTTCGCTGGATGGCTGCCTGACGCCCGATCGGATCTGGACGTTTTCCTGA